One Scyliorhinus canicula chromosome 9, sScyCan1.1, whole genome shotgun sequence DNA segment encodes these proteins:
- the LOC119971536 gene encoding C-C motif chemokine 5-like — MKTALCVAAAVLGTLVICLIQDVAASPAGTVTLECCEHFKPTPIIHKRLVSYKETIGCSTPAVVFTNRQNMKICAKASEKWVQAAVRFLERRLKNEERRKH; from the exons atgaagacagcactctgtgtggctgctgctgttttgggAACACTGGTGATCTGCTTGATCCAGGATGTTGCTGCTTCACCGG cTGGCACTGTAACATTAGAATGCTGTGAACATTTTAAACCCACTCCCATTATTCATAAAAGGCTGGTGAGCTACAAGGAAACAATTGGCTGCTCCACTCCCGCCGTTGT TTTTACAAACAGACAAAATATGAAGATTTGCGCTAAAGCGAGTGAGAAATGGGTTCAAGCTGCTGTCAGATTTCTGGAAAGGAGACTGAAGAATGAAGAGAGAAGAAAACATTAA